The Tenebrio molitor chromosome 5, icTenMoli1.1, whole genome shotgun sequence genome has a segment encoding these proteins:
- the LOC138130937 gene encoding uncharacterized protein isoform X4 encodes MFFTILTSLLLSAWVVICLLVYGYYYLVEVYLDSTFADQTPSSAHVNLKQLIEKVLQEVVHLPNFRKAVNSETVPGENERTYEELLATAVINKIIAKQQNDLPSSSEASVSSNKANKEYFFGDGAVADLESTSVSSLDEYLHSDSSLGSTKYVDRVSLTIQQRIEELPTSELEDVEADFYFRTSSSSLLGADESNWYLQKRQFSGTHSPIPVPMLVPNPLTSAKVLIGDKEVDETSDLSDAASDCADDIDSPTRNLLIDSSIVIGESVARNSFSDEETSFDSGVREDREEFSDREKFENVAPKTDITVDDENVEDVSLISLQSNTEKDSEYLEKYASLPKTVFRSSSPILNSSSSLTEVDRDAKYDSLNFENQIKDHYANTPFFEGSYSKKEKEKWSKPIAMENNPYTTENIRRRIRTNERYGRDYYTKLASSPSGKAKNDEEHDFRPPDEDAEVSWYRAVPATTNESDQEERTSSVRTEKEDVPTNQLEITSDSDLSLVNFYDVENSKIYFQSSDNDQPEFRITLNKKAPNMFNGDNVKWQSPVVRVNEKEPIFYSPEESQQPVKTEPLKAHERGVSRDDDEEKNENKTNVQNIVITTKKSKQVEHETKIYRPTIDGRKESEINNNGVSTAKRADPLISTKKWDNTLIKKIYSNPVVRSFALTNREQIPYETEPQVTKVPLTPVTPVKEFTPPKYEYSTGYATTPVREFAPPKYEYSAKTPVKEEAPPKFEHGTGYAKTPVREFAPPKYEYSTAKEDTSPKYEYNSSYIMRPAEKLGDSQEERGEPVKEELDKRDMFGENRTFSLEFSENGSSKEPESDDFDVNELRERKLVASRLGQFSKSFPNLMKIKPAETQHRKPDEGAKEESEANSGDASPVTFVSVRDLKKLFERRDAARYEKDKPVHSLTARSISKQMKETLKGDSSIHNGTWGAPQNGTKI; translated from the exons ATTCTACATTCGCCGACCAAACTCCATCCTCTGCCCACGTCAACCTCAAACAATTAATCGAAAAAGTCCTCCAGGAAGTCGTCCACCTGCCCAATTTTCGCAAAGCAGTCAACAGCGAAACCGTCCCAGGCGAGAACGAACGAACGTATGAAGAGTTGTTAGCCACTGCCGTCATAAATAAA ATAATTGCTAAGCAACAAAACGATTTACCATCTTCCTCGGAAGCGAGTGTTTCTAGTAACAAAGCTAACAAAGAGTATTTCTTCGGCGACGGAGCTGTAGCAGATTTAGAATCGACTTCCGTTTCAAGCTTAGATGAATATTTACACAGTGATTCTAGTCTTGGTTCTACCAAATACGTTGATCGTGTGTCTTTGACG ATCCAGCAACGAATCGAAGAACTCCCCACGTCGGAACTGGAAGACGTCGAGGCCGATTTCTACTTCCGCACCTCCAGCTCGTCCCTGCTGGGCGCGGACGAGTCCAACTGGTACCTACAGAAGCGTCAATTCTCTGGGACGCACTCGCCCATCCCGGTACCCATGCTGGTACCCAACCCTTTGACCTCCGCCAAAGTGCTGATCGGCGACAAAGAAGTCGACGAAACCTCCGACTTGTCCGACGCCGCCTCCGATTGCGCGGACGACATCGACTCGCCAACGCGAAACCTGTTGATCGACTCCAGCATAGTGATCGGCGAAAGTGTCGCGCGAAACTCCTTCTCCGATGAGGAGACCTCTTTCGATTCGGGCGTCCGAGAGGACAGAGAAGAGTTCAGCGACAGGGAGAAGTTCGAGAACGTCGCCCCCAAAACCGACATCACGGTCGACGACGAAA ATGTCGAGGATGTTTCGTTGATTTCGTTGCAAAGCAACACCGAGAAAGACTCGGAGTATCTGGAGAAGTATGCGTCTTTGCCCAAAACTGTCTTCAGGAGTTCGTCTCCCATTCTAAA ttcttcttcttctttgaCCGAGGTCGACCGCGACGCCAAATATGACAGTTTAAACTTCGAAAACCAAATAAAAGACCACTACGCCAACACTCCCTTCTTCGAAG GAAGTTACAGTAAGAAGGAGAAAGAGAAGTGGAGCAAGCCGATAGCGATGGAGAACAATCCCTACACAACGGAAAATATAAGAAGAAGAATTCGAACGAACGAAAG ATATGGTAGAGATTACTATACAAAACTAGCAAGCTCACCGTCCGGCAAAGCAAAAAATGACGAG GAGCACGACTTCCGGCCACCGGACGAAGACGCCGAAGTCAGCTGGTACCGAGCAGTACCGGCCACGACCAACGAGAGCGACCAGGAAGAGAGGACGAGCTCGGTGAGGACCGAAAAGGAAGATGTCCCCACGAACCAGCTGGAAATCACGAGCGACTCCGACCTGAGCTTGGTCAACTTCTACGACGTCGAGAACTCGAAGATCTATTTCCAATCGTCCGACAACGACCAACCGGAATTCAGAATCACGCTTAACAAGAAAGCGCCGAATATGTTCAACGGGGATAACGTAAAGTGGCAGTCGCCTGTGGTGAGGGTCAACGAGAAAGAACCGATTTTCTACAGTCCGGAAGAGTCGCAACAGCCTGTCAAAACTGAGCCTCTGAAGGCGCACGAACGAGGAGTCAGCAGAGATGATGACGAGGAGAAGAACGAAAACAAGACCAACGTGCAAAACATCGTCATTACGACAAAGAAGAGCAAGCAAGtcgagcacgagacgaagatCTACAGGCCGACAATCGACGGGCGAAAGGAGAGCGAGATCAACAACAACGGAGTCAGTACCGCGAAGAGAGCGGACCCGTTGATCAGCACCAAGAAGTGGGACAACACCTTGATCAAAAAAATCTACTCCAACCCGGTCGTTCGCAGTTTTGCGTTGACCAACCGCGAGCAGATCCCTTACGAGACCGAGCCCCAAGTCACCAAAGTACCGCTGACGCCGGTGACACCGGTCAAAGAGTTCACACCTCCCAAGTACGAATACAGTACCGGTTACGCCACCACACCGGTCAGAGAGTTCGCACCTCCGAAGTACGAATACAGTGCCAAGACACCGGTCAAAGAGGAGGCACCTCCGAAGTTCGAACACGGTACCGGTTACGCCAAGACACCGGTTAGAGAGTTCGCTCCTCCAAAATACGAATACAGTACCGCCAAAGAGGACACGTCTCCCAAGTACGAATACAATAGCAGTTACATCATGAGACCTGCAGAAAAACTGGGAGATTCGCAGGAAGAGCGAGGAGAACCAGTGAAAGAGGAGCTAGACAAGAGAGACATGTTCGGGGAAAATCGCACTTTCAGTTTGGAGTTTTCCGAGAATGGGTCGAGTAAAGAGCCGGAGTCTGACGATTTTGATGTGAACGAGTTGAGAGAGCGAAAACTGGTGGCCAGTCGTTTGGGACAGTTTTCCAAATCGTTTCCTAACTTGATGAAGATAAAACCGGCCGAGACGCAACACAGGAAGCCCGACGAAGGAGCGAAAGAGGAGTCGGAGGCTAATAGCGGTGATGCCTCGCCTGTGACATTCGTGTCGGTGAGGGATTTGAAGAAGTTGTTCGAAAGGAGGGAT GCTGCACGGTACGAAAAGGATAAACCGGTCCACAGTTTGACAGCCAGGAgtatttcaaaacaaatgaaaGAAACACTGAAGGGAGACAGTAGCATACACAAtg GTACCTGGGGTGCACCTCAAAACGGAACCAAGATCTAG